Proteins found in one Muntiacus reevesi chromosome 2, mMunRee1.1, whole genome shotgun sequence genomic segment:
- the DEPP1 gene encoding protein DEPP1, with amino-acid sequence MRSRLLLSVALLPTIRETSEEMLPGGAGEEPPASPSLDDYVRSICQLAQPTSVLDEAAARVRTSRPHRPAHSCAKSCPTGSLQDITTRFTGQQPSLPGTGTVDPLDWLFGESQEKQPSRRDVPRRTGPSADPWASRRQMDSGKAPATPRGRLSDAKAPGHSLQRTSRDWHQCSQASGQPGQDAGSPTSPRPSSILRTLYLHLPVIHEL; translated from the coding sequence ATGAGGTCCCGGCTTTTGCTTTCTGTGGCCCTCCTGCCCACAATTCGGGAGACCTCGGAGGAGATGCTACCTGGAGGGGCTGGAGAGGaaccccccgcctcccccagccTGGATGACTATGTGAGGTCCATCTGTCAGCTGGCACAGCCCACCTCAGTGCTGGATGAGGCTGCAGCGAGGGTGCGAACCAGCAGACCCCACCGGCCAGCCCATTCCTGTGCAAAGAGCTGCCCCACTGGGTCTCTACAGGACATCACCACTCGCTTCACTGGCCAGCAGCCCTCCCTGCCTGGGACTGGCACTGTGGACCCCCTGGACTGGCTCTTTGGGGAGTCTCAGGAGAAGCAGCCAAGTAGAAGGGATGTGCCAAGGAGGACTGGACCCTCCGCTGATCCCTGGGCTTCTCGCAGACAGATGGACAGTGGCAAGGCCCCAGCGACCCCCAGAGGGAGGCTGAGTGATGCCAAGGCTCCAGGGCACTCCCTGCAGAGAACGTCGAGGGACTGGCACCAGTGCTCCCAGGCTTCTGGGCAGCCTGGGCAGGATGCGGGCTCCCCCACAAGCCCCCGCCCCAGCAGCATCCTCAGAACTCTCTATTTGCACCTCCCGGTGATCCATGAACTCTGA